One window from the genome of Solea solea chromosome 2, fSolSol10.1, whole genome shotgun sequence encodes:
- the lss gene encoding lanosterol synthase isoform X1, with protein MTEGTHLRRRGGPYKTEPATDLSRWRLTNVEGRQTWRYVEDQEAPEREQTMLEAHSLGMDTSKFVSGSPAALTAVDAALKGMNFYSYLQAEDGHWAGDYGGPLFLLPGLLITCHVAKIHLPEAWKKEMVRYLRSVQLPDGGWGLHVEDKSTVFGTALSYTSLRILGVQPDDPDMVRARNNLHSKGGAVGIPSWGKFWLAILNVYSWEGMNTLLPEMWLFPAWMPAHPSTLWCHCRQVYLPMSYCYAVRLTAEEDSLILSLRQELYVQDYATINWPAQRSNVAACDMYTPHSTLLTFAYMVLNVYEAHHSTTFREKAVHELYEHIKADDQFTKCISIGPISKTINMLVRWYVDGPSSAVFQKHVSRIPDYLWLGLDGMKMQGTNGSQLWDTCFAVQAFLEAGAQDNPRLSECLQAAHKFLTITQIPDNPPDYQKYYRQMNKGGFPFSTRDCGWIVADCTAEGLKSVMLLQELCPFLSQSVPKERLYDAVNVLLSMKNSDGGFATYETKRGGKLLELLNPSEVFGDIMIDYTYVECTSAVMQALRHFQKVYPEHRAEEISSTLRDGLEYCRKVQRPDGSWEGSWGVCFTYGIWFGLEAFACMGHVYKDDRNVCVEVQKACQFLLNQQMTDGGWGEDFESCEQRRYVQSSTAQIHNTCWALLGLMAVRHPDRWAIERGVQLLIDKQLPTGDWPQENISGVFNKSCAISYTSYRNVFPVWTLGRFTSLYPSSPLAGKVKL; from the exons ATGACTGAGGGAAC GCACTTGCGGAGGCGTGGGGGTCCATACAAAACGGAGCCTGCCACAGACCTGAGCCGCTGGAGGCTGACCAATGTCGAGGGCAGACAGACCTGGCGCTATGTGGAAGATCAGGAAGCTCCAGAGAGAGAACAGACCATGCTGGAAGCTCACTCACTGGGAATGGACACG AGTAAGTTTGTGTCTGGATCCCCTGCTGCCCTCACAGCGGtggatgctgctctgaaaggcaTGAACTTCTACAGTTACCTTCAGGCTGAGGACGGTCATTGGGCTGGAGACTATGGTGGACCTCTCTTCCTGCTCCCAG GCCTCCTCATCACATGTCATGTGGCTAAGATCCATCTGCCTGAGGCCTGGAAGAAGGAGATGGTGAGGTACTTGCGCTCCGTGCAGCTGCCAGATGGAGGCTGGGGTCT ACACGTTGAAGATAAGTCCACCGTCTTTGGCACAGCACTGAGCTACACCTCACTAAGGATTCTGGGAGTACAACCTGATGATCCAGATATGGTTCGAGCCAGAAATAACCTGCACAGTAAAG GTGGTGCTGTGGGGATTCCCTCATGGGGTAAATTCTGGCTGGCCATTTTAAATGTCTACAGTTGGGAGGGAATGAACACACTCCTACCAGAGATGTG GCTGTTTCCTGCTTGGATGCCAGCCCACCCCTCAACTCTGTGGTGTCACTGTCGCCAGGTCTACCTCCCTATGAGCTACTGCTACGCCGTCCGACTAACAGCTGAGGAAGACTCTCTGATCCTCAGCCTCAGACAG gAGCTTTACGTCCAAGACTATGCCACCATCAACTGGCCTGCTCAGAGGAGCAACGTGGCAGCATGTGACATGTACACACCTCACAGCACACTGCTCACCTTTGCCTACA TGGTGTTAAATGTGTACGAAGCCCATCACAGCACCACATTCAGGGAAAAGGCTGTCCACGAGCTGTACGAGCACATCAAGGCTGACGACCAATTCACCAAGTGTATCAGCATTGGACCg ATCTCCAAGACGATCAATATGTTGGTTCGCTGGTATGTAGATGGTCCCTCTTCTGCAGTCTTTCAGAAGCATGTGTCCAGGATCCCAGACTACCTCTG GTTGGGACTGGACGGCATGAAAATGCAG GGAACCAATGGATCTCAACTCTGGGATACTTGTTTTGCTGTCCAGGCTTTCCTTGAG GCCGGAGCCCAGGACAATCCCAGGTTATCCGAGTGCCTCCAAGCTGCCCATAAGTTTCTCACCATCACACAG ATACCTGACAACCCACCTGATTACCAGAAGTACTACCGACAGATGAACAAG ggagGCTTCCCCTTCAGCACCCGTGACTGTGGATGGATTGTGGCTGACTGCACGGCCGAGGGCCTTAAAtcagtgatgctgctgcaggagcTCTGTCCATTCCTCAGCCAGTCTGTCCCTAAAGAGCGTCTGTATGATGCGGTCAACGTG CTTTTGAGCATGAAAAACTCAGATGGTGGATTTGCCACGTATGAAACTAAGAGAGGAGGGAAActcctggagctgctgaaccCCTCTGAGGTGTTTG gggaCATCATGATAGATTATACATACGTGGAGTGCACGTCAGCGGTGATGCAGGCACTGAGGCATTTCCAGAAGGTCTATCCTGAGCACCGTGCTGAAGAGATAAG CTCCACGCTAAGAGATGGACTGGAGTACTGCAGGAAGGTGCAGCGTCCCGACGGATCGTGGGAAGG GTCGTGGGGCGTGTGCTTCACCTATGGGATATGGTTTGGCCTTGAAGCTTTTGCTTGTATGGGTCATGTCTATAAGGACGA caggaatgtgtgtgtggaggtgcaGAAAGCTTGTCAGTTCCTGCTGAACCAGCAGATGACTGATGGAGGGTGGGGGGAGGACTTTGAGTCATGTGAGCAGCGGCGCTACGTCCAGAGCAGCACTGCCCAGATCCACAACACCTGCTGGGCCTTGTTAGGCCTCATGGCTGTCAG GCATCCTGACAGGTGGGCCATTGAGAGAGGTGTGCAGCTGCTGATTGACAAGCAGCTACCTACTGGAGACTGGCCACAG GAAAATATCTCGGGCGTGTTCAACAAGAGCTGTGCCATCAGCTACACCTCCTACAGAAATGTTTTTCCAGTGTGGACGCTTGGCCGCTTCACCTCGCTTTACCCCAGCAGTCCACTGGCTGGCAAGGTCAAGCTGTGA
- the lss gene encoding lanosterol synthase isoform X2, with the protein MTEGTHLRRRGGPYKTEPATDLSRWRLTNVEGRQTWRYVEDQEAPEREQTMLEAHSLGMDTSKFVSGSPAALTAVDAALKGMNFYSYLQAEDGHWAGDYGGPLFLLPGLLITCHVAKIHLPEAWKKEMVRYLRSVQLPDGGWGLHVEDKSTVFGTALSYTSLRILGVQPDDPDMVRARNNLHSKGGAVGIPSWGKFWLAILNVYSWEGMNTLLPEMWLFPAWMPAHPSTLWCHCRQVYLPMSYCYAVRLTAEEDSLILSLRQELYVQDYATINWPAQRSNVAACDMYTPHSTLLTFAYMVLNVYEAHHSTTFREKAVHELYEHIKADDQFTKCISIGPISKTINMLVRWYVDGPSSAVFQKHVSRIPDYLWLGLDGMKMQGTNGSQLWDTCFAVQAFLEAGAQDNPRLSECLQAAHKFLTITQIPDNPPDYQKYYRQMNKGGFPFSTRDCGWIVADCTAEGLKSVMLLQELCPFLSQSVPKERLYDAVNVLLSMKNSDGGFATYETKRGGKLLELLNPSEVFGDIMIDYTYVECTSAVMQALRHFQKVYPEHRAEEISSTLRDGLEYCRKVQRPDGSWEGSWGVCFTYGIWFGLEAFACMGHVYKDENVCVEVQKACQFLLNQQMTDGGWGEDFESCEQRRYVQSSTAQIHNTCWALLGLMAVRHPDRWAIERGVQLLIDKQLPTGDWPQENISGVFNKSCAISYTSYRNVFPVWTLGRFTSLYPSSPLAGKVKL; encoded by the exons ATGACTGAGGGAAC GCACTTGCGGAGGCGTGGGGGTCCATACAAAACGGAGCCTGCCACAGACCTGAGCCGCTGGAGGCTGACCAATGTCGAGGGCAGACAGACCTGGCGCTATGTGGAAGATCAGGAAGCTCCAGAGAGAGAACAGACCATGCTGGAAGCTCACTCACTGGGAATGGACACG AGTAAGTTTGTGTCTGGATCCCCTGCTGCCCTCACAGCGGtggatgctgctctgaaaggcaTGAACTTCTACAGTTACCTTCAGGCTGAGGACGGTCATTGGGCTGGAGACTATGGTGGACCTCTCTTCCTGCTCCCAG GCCTCCTCATCACATGTCATGTGGCTAAGATCCATCTGCCTGAGGCCTGGAAGAAGGAGATGGTGAGGTACTTGCGCTCCGTGCAGCTGCCAGATGGAGGCTGGGGTCT ACACGTTGAAGATAAGTCCACCGTCTTTGGCACAGCACTGAGCTACACCTCACTAAGGATTCTGGGAGTACAACCTGATGATCCAGATATGGTTCGAGCCAGAAATAACCTGCACAGTAAAG GTGGTGCTGTGGGGATTCCCTCATGGGGTAAATTCTGGCTGGCCATTTTAAATGTCTACAGTTGGGAGGGAATGAACACACTCCTACCAGAGATGTG GCTGTTTCCTGCTTGGATGCCAGCCCACCCCTCAACTCTGTGGTGTCACTGTCGCCAGGTCTACCTCCCTATGAGCTACTGCTACGCCGTCCGACTAACAGCTGAGGAAGACTCTCTGATCCTCAGCCTCAGACAG gAGCTTTACGTCCAAGACTATGCCACCATCAACTGGCCTGCTCAGAGGAGCAACGTGGCAGCATGTGACATGTACACACCTCACAGCACACTGCTCACCTTTGCCTACA TGGTGTTAAATGTGTACGAAGCCCATCACAGCACCACATTCAGGGAAAAGGCTGTCCACGAGCTGTACGAGCACATCAAGGCTGACGACCAATTCACCAAGTGTATCAGCATTGGACCg ATCTCCAAGACGATCAATATGTTGGTTCGCTGGTATGTAGATGGTCCCTCTTCTGCAGTCTTTCAGAAGCATGTGTCCAGGATCCCAGACTACCTCTG GTTGGGACTGGACGGCATGAAAATGCAG GGAACCAATGGATCTCAACTCTGGGATACTTGTTTTGCTGTCCAGGCTTTCCTTGAG GCCGGAGCCCAGGACAATCCCAGGTTATCCGAGTGCCTCCAAGCTGCCCATAAGTTTCTCACCATCACACAG ATACCTGACAACCCACCTGATTACCAGAAGTACTACCGACAGATGAACAAG ggagGCTTCCCCTTCAGCACCCGTGACTGTGGATGGATTGTGGCTGACTGCACGGCCGAGGGCCTTAAAtcagtgatgctgctgcaggagcTCTGTCCATTCCTCAGCCAGTCTGTCCCTAAAGAGCGTCTGTATGATGCGGTCAACGTG CTTTTGAGCATGAAAAACTCAGATGGTGGATTTGCCACGTATGAAACTAAGAGAGGAGGGAAActcctggagctgctgaaccCCTCTGAGGTGTTTG gggaCATCATGATAGATTATACATACGTGGAGTGCACGTCAGCGGTGATGCAGGCACTGAGGCATTTCCAGAAGGTCTATCCTGAGCACCGTGCTGAAGAGATAAG CTCCACGCTAAGAGATGGACTGGAGTACTGCAGGAAGGTGCAGCGTCCCGACGGATCGTGGGAAGG GTCGTGGGGCGTGTGCTTCACCTATGGGATATGGTTTGGCCTTGAAGCTTTTGCTTGTATGGGTCATGTCTATAAGGACGA gaatgtgtgtgtggaggtgcaGAAAGCTTGTCAGTTCCTGCTGAACCAGCAGATGACTGATGGAGGGTGGGGGGAGGACTTTGAGTCATGTGAGCAGCGGCGCTACGTCCAGAGCAGCACTGCCCAGATCCACAACACCTGCTGGGCCTTGTTAGGCCTCATGGCTGTCAG GCATCCTGACAGGTGGGCCATTGAGAGAGGTGTGCAGCTGCTGATTGACAAGCAGCTACCTACTGGAGACTGGCCACAG GAAAATATCTCGGGCGTGTTCAACAAGAGCTGTGCCATCAGCTACACCTCCTACAGAAATGTTTTTCCAGTGTGGACGCTTGGCCGCTTCACCTCGCTTTACCCCAGCAGTCCACTGGCTGGCAAGGTCAAGCTGTGA
- the mcm3ap gene encoding germinal-center associated nuclear protein: protein MNPPNPFGRPQGGAFQAPSNTMKTGLFQKFGQQSSNNQPQTMEVLQPSAFGQPPGLIQPSAHGNTMFGQAPVFGQPSAQQAPAFGQPSVATSNSGFGTGTAPAFGQTSGLNQASVFGQPAFGQASGFSQQAPGFGQTQMTSGPTTTVGQSQPPGFGQSAFGQSAFGQPASTSVTSVFGIGNSVTQNKPLGPSKFSFKPATEALFKPIFSASPEPTNPQTTTMSSLPFGSSGNQTTSNSSTTTGFSQLTSANSGPTGFSFSLPAAAASISTQNNPLTTSNSGGPTKHLQFTFSQPAPPSSSSTTNASTAQPSTPSSFSFSIKPPQTQTPLFEGTNFGQHSSFGDNKGQTESITDEKRSNVEALEDTNVFARLGTKRKEDPVVPNISQEKPATVEDVLAEPDSARHPPKRPLMRSHGPPGLFGRALSGLRKEGTNFGRREATKEPQQQPLKWDETEREDVQGQDDNMAATPPTAQTLTKDVLEKAEESAKTTNPELLSFTPMKRGLRSESSESLSGGSSIDCTVLHCRNIPPKLNRKNIIEKHFARFGKVTKVICRPAKNFAFIYFDDHASAAQAKKKGKVLHQHELILLWQRKKQSPAEKESRSAVGKEELGESSEDTQSSATSSLFRRAQLRASEGTSTMNFRSSSPAKKITSAKSLQFNTEPQKESATEPQSSERTVSSSLLHLIGQVAETTEDKYRLLEQRDKELRQGRPKRTDLNLSKAFVGTCPDMCPEKERYMRETRNQLSIFEVIPTTEMVDHTAAIKEYSRSSADKEDPLPNELRPLPVLGMTMDYLVTQIMDQGHDNYRDWYDFVWNRTRGIRKDITQQHLCCPHTVSLIEKCTRFHVHCAHHLCEQHMSSFDPKINNENMTKCLQSLKEMYQDLAMRQIYCSQEAEFRQYSVLLRLNDGDILREVQQFRDEVRNSSEVKFAVQAFTAVNSNNFVRFFKLVKGASYLASCLLHRYFNQVRAKALQILNIAHTVGPRSTAFPVEDITRMLMFRSTAEAADFIQQYGLNVNEDIVELSRTAYQEPELPLSQKKSEVILAKKTMLIGEVVNGGPLPNPPQHAPICSFDTQNKYLGELTLAEPTTSQFKALPAMVDVKASPSYPETLPQVTSLLDTRSDFGLPPAVPDAPAESHYISSHTADAPQFFQPIHQPQPVKSPSPPPLPPPPVYSDEEIRAELNCVIEEVVEAALREVADVCASYAKTALAESSVQMESLVGEVLGQMLKEVSSTELKLEQERVAEEKRKREEARRRQEHEAFLNQFSECLHTELIHQVVDETIKETCKSEIQQAVNEKAQRVAKCTEQVCSRLVEETLNTDIALIAEEILDVELQRIHKYIKMWRDVVAVRRQLKRQMRGFPAAPCCVDPRFKLKALAPSAPVQPSIADLAHGVVNLGNAGTLALSSTRLLKMRQEAIHQMRVHYFHQLLLDEMVWAPLDLPALVAENIPDPPVRVFWKLALLLPSNHESEASLADGILSDWLEVKLGGEGSEVRKQQPDGTLQTLCVTNTLQEKEQHTHIVHVSVKACRGPLTEDSLSKMEEIDELTGTGALIMLLPTMPFMHPGRDEQDVPLLSALLQLKQLQQASSWHCPLPLVILVPGPDGGADDEQKLGEALMLHTLVQEGLISEFMFFFIPETTSDIQGSKQLSSAMCWLLARAPPSFPLACRSLVELVEASLSREFNSRVHSHQQERATAHLPPQDPAPIIQLYNAVLVHIADVVSSEDLCKISWPPGEFSLPENRHFVPHLGFNSPRHLAWLQKAILSLQLPQWVQLSSIDSWSELRASIYHYAAQIPVSPHSQPLLMSRLENLLQKVRLKCHWAKTPGSAVTMRSWDSGDDGVFPAYVQIPWEDILVICIDHKLKDWQIPGPPVCKDAVTEDGEILVYFPTEALNAFQPPGEWTKATRRTHREKKQQEEENGACAAACITPSSQSLRQRLFHNVVETPESLAAPMDVSHTPTAQERMTHKLLQSIEDEKAESKRSTEQLQRWLYGDTLDHLSTPLFLPSSTLLSMPTTITRKTRDGGLTQKSDNRTQRAERPIKASFEWRLKELERQILASQEEELACSLELSGLLNIVDD, encoded by the exons ATGAATCCACCCAATCCGTTCGGCAGACCACAAGGTGGGGCTTTCCAAGCCCCAAGCAACACCATGAAGACTGGCTTGTTCCAGAAATTTGGACAACAAAGTTCCAACAACCAGCCTCAGACGATGGAAGTTCTTCAACCCTCAGCGTTTGGACAGCCACCTGGATTAATCCAGCCCTCAGCTCATGGAAATACCATGTTTGGACAGGCCCCTGTTTTTGGACAGCCGTCTGCACAGCAAGCTCCAGCGTTTGGGCAGCCATCAGTGGCAACAAGTAACTCAGGCTTTGGTACTGGCACAGCACCAGCTTTTGGACAGACTAGTGGACTGAACCAGGCCTCAGTCTTTGGGCAGCCTGCATTTGGGCAGGCATCGGGATTTAGTCAGCAGGCTCCAGGATTTGGACAGACCCAGATGACCTCTGGGCCCACCACTACCGTAGGACAATCTCAGCCACCTGGGTTTGGACAGTCTGCATTTGGGCAGTCTGCATTTGGACAACCAGCATCTACCAGTGTCACTAGTGTATTTGGCATAGGTAACAGTGTGACGCAGAACAAACCCTTAGGACCATCCAAATTCAGTTTTAAACCAGCCACTGAGGCACTTTTCAAACCCATCTTCAGTGCCAGCCCTGAGCCTACTAACCCTCAAACTACAACCATGTCCAGCTTACCTTTTGGGAGCAGTGGGAACCAGACAACCTCTAACAGCAGCACCACCACAGGCTTTTCTCAGTTGACAAGTGCTAATTCTGGGCCAACAGGCTTTAGCTTCTCACTGCCAGCTGCAGCTGCCTCTATCTCTACTCAAAACAACCCACTAACAACTAGTAATAGTGGCGGTCCTACAAAACATTTGCAGTTTACTTTTTCCCAGCCAGCTCCTCCTTCTAGCTCGAGCACCACAAATGCATCCACCGCCCAGCCCTCTACTCCATCTTCATTTAGTTTTTCAATCAAGCCCCCTCAGACCCAGACACCACTTTTTGAAGGCACCAATTTTGGTCAGCACTCATCTTTTGGTGACAACAAAGGTCAAACAGAGAGCATTACAGATGAGAAAAGGAGTAATGTTGAAGCCTTAGAGGACACAAATGTATTTGCTAGATTGGGTACTAAGCGTAAGGAGGATCCAGTGGTTCCCAACATCAGCCAAGAGAAGCCTGCCACAGTGGAGGATGTTCtagcagaaccagactcagcAAGGCACCCCCCTAAGAGGCCCCTTATGAGGTCCCATGGCCCACCAGGCTTATTTGGAAGGGCGCTAAGTGGTCTTCGTAAAGAAGGTACTAACTTTGGAAGGCGGGAGGCCACAAAGGAGCCTCAGCAGCAGCCACTGAAGTGGGATGAGACTGAGAGGGAAGATGTCCAGGGTCAGGATGATAACATGGCTGCTACACCACCCACTGCACAAACTCTCACCAAAGATGTGCTGGAAAAAGCAGAGGAGTCAG CAAAAACCACCAACCCGGAGCTTCTAAGTTTTACCCCGATGAAACGTGGGCTACGCAGCGAGAGCTCAGAGAGCCTCAGTGGTGGGTCTTCCATAGACTGCACTGTCCTCCATTGTCGGAATATCCCACCGAAACTCAACAGAAAGAACATTATCGAGAAGCACTTTGCTCGTTTTGGCAAAGTCACAAAAGTGATTTGCCGCCCTGCAAAGAACTTTGCCTTCATATACTTTGATGATCAT GCATCAGCAGCACAGGCCAAGAAGAAAGGCAAAGTCCTTCATCAACATGAACTCATTCTGTTGTGGCAAAGAAAGAAGCAGA GTCcagcagagaaagagagcagaTCTGCAGTAGGAAAAGAAGAATTAGGAGAAAGCTCAGAGGACACACAGTCCAGCGCTACATCCTCCCTATTCAGAAGAGCTCAACTCAGAGCTTCCGAAGGCACCAGCACCATGAACTTTAGGAGCAG CTCTCCAGCAAAGAAGATCACATCAGCCAAGTCTCTGCAGTTCAACACTGAACCACAGAAAGAGAGTGCCACAGAGCCACAGAGCTCAGAGCGCAcagtctcctcctccctcctccacctgaTTGGCCAGGTGGCAGAGACCACAGAGGACAAGTATCGTCTGCTGGAGCAGAGGGATAAGGAACTACGTCAAG GTCGGCCCAAACGCACAGACCTGAATCTGTCGAAGGCATTTGTGGGGACGTGTCCCGACATGTGTCCAGAGAAGGAGAGGTACATGAGAGAGACACGGAACCAGCTCAGCATATTCGAGGTCATCCCAACCACAGAGATg GTGGATCACACAGCAGCCATCAAGGAGTACAGTCGCTCCTCAGCAGATAAGGAGGATCCTCTGCCCAATGAATTGCGCCCCCTGCCTGTGCTCGGCATGACCATGGACTATCTGGTGACTCAGATCATGGACCAGGGCCATGACAACTACCGCGACTGGTATGACTTTGTCTGGAACAGAACCCGTGGCATCCGCAAG GACATTACCCAGCAGCACCTGTGCTGCCCACATACGGTGTCGCTGATCGAGAAGTGCACACGCTTCCACGTACACTGTGCCCACCACCTCTGCGAGCAGCACATGTCATCGTTTGACCCCAAGATCAACAACGAGAACATGACAAAGTGTCTGCAGAGTCTCAAAGAAATGTACCAGGACTTGGCTATGCGTCAAATTTACTGCTCCCAGGAGGCAGAGTTCCGCCAGTACAGCGTTCTGCTCAGGCTCAATGACGGGGACATCCTGCG TGAGGTGCAACAATTCCGTGATGAAGTGCGTAACTCGTCGGAGGTGAAGTTTGCTGTTCAGGCGTTCACTGCCgtcaacagcaacaactttgtGCGCTTCTTCAAGCTGGTGAAAGGAGCCTCCTACCTCGCCAGCTGCCTCCTACACAGATACTTCAATCAG GTCAGAGCGAAGGCCTTACAGATCCTGAACATCGCTCACACTGTGGGTCCACGGTCGACTGCATTTCCAGTCGAGGACATAACTCGGATGTTAATGTTCCGCAGCACCGCTGAAGCAGCTGACTTCATTCAGCAGTATGGCCTGAACGTCAATGAAGA TATTGTCGAGCTGAGTCGCACGGCATATCAGGAGCCAGAGCTGCCGCTGTCCCAGAAAAAGTCTGAGGTCATCCTCGCAAAGAAAACCATGTTGATTGGTGAGGTGGTGAATGGAGGCCCGCTCCCTAACCCTCCCCAGCACGCCCCCATCTGCAGCTTTGACACACAGAACAAGTACCTTGGAGAATTGACTTTGGCTGAGCCCACTACAAGCCAGTTTAAAG CTTTGCCTGCTATGGTGGATGTGAAGGCATCACCCAGCTACCCAGAGACATTGCCACAAGTTACATCACTTCTCGACACCCGCTCTGACTTTGGGCTCCCTCCGGCTGTTCCAGATGCGCCGGCTGAATCACATTACATCTCGTCCCACACGGCCGACGCCCCGCAGTTCTTCCAGCCAATACATCAACCTCAGCCTGTGAAGTcaccctctccccctcctcttcctcctcctccagtgtaTAGTGACGAG GAAATAAGGGCTGAACTGAATTGTGTGATTGAAGAGGTCGTCGAAGCAGCACTGAGGGAAGTCGCTGATGTTTGTGCCAGCTATGCCAAAACAGCTCTCGC GGAGAGCAGTGTGCAGATGGAGTCACTGGTGGGTGAGGTATTGGGACAGATGCTGAAGGAGGTCTCCTCCACCGAGCTCAAGTTAGAACAGGAGCGTGTTGCAGAAGAGAAACGCAAGCGTGAAGAAGCCAG GAGGAGGCAGGAGCATGAGGCTTTCCTGAATCAGTTCAGCGAGTGTCTCCACACAGAGCTCATCCACCAAGTTGTCGACGAGACCATCAAAGAAACCTGCAAATCTGAGATCCA GCAAGCAGTGAATGAGAAAGCACAGCGTGTGGCTAAATGCACGGAGCAGGTCTGCAGCCGTCTGGTTGAGGAGACTCTGAATACAGATATTGCTCTGATAGCTGAAGAAATCCTTGATGTCGAGCTGCAAAGAATCCACAAGTACatcaaaat GTGGCGTGACGTGGTAGCAGTCCGTCGGCAACTGAAGAGACAGATGAGAGGTTTCCCCGCAGCTCCGTGCTGTGTGGACCCAAGATTCAAACTCAAGGCTCTGGCTCCCAGTGCCCCTGTACAGCCCTCCATAGCAGATCTGGCTCACGGTGTGGTCAACCTGGGCAATGCCGGCACCTTAGCCCTGTCTAGCACCAG GTTATTAAAAATGAGGCAAGAAGCAATCCACCAGATGAGAGTCCACTACTTTCATCAGCTGCTGCTTGA tgaaATGGTGTGGGCTCCGCTCGACCTGCCAGCACTGGTGGCAGAGAACATCCCTGACCCGCCTGTCCGAGTCTTCTGGAAGCTCGCTCTCCTGTTACCCAGCAACCACGAGAGTGAAGCCAGCCTGGCCGACGG GATTCTGTCGGACTGGCTGGAGGTGAAACTCGGTGGcgaggggtcagaggtcaggaagCAGCAGCCAGACGGCACACTGCAGACGCTGTGCGTCACCAACACTCTGCAGGAGAAAGAACAACACACGCACATAGTCCATGTCAGCGTCAAG gCGTGCCGAGGTCCACTGACTGAAGACAGTCTGTCCAAAATGGAGGAAATTGATGAGCTCACTGGGACAGGAGCTCTGATCATGTTGCTCCCCACCATGCCGTTCATGCATCCAGGCCGTGATGAGCAGGACGTTCCTCTGCTGTCGGCCTTGCTTCAGCtcaaacagctgcagcaggcCAGCAGCTGGCACTGCCCTCTGCCTCTGGTCATTCTGGTTCCAGGGCCTGATGGTGGTGCTGATGATGAACAGAAACTTGGAGAAG CCCTGATGCTGCACACACTGGTCCAGGAAGGTCTGATATCAGAGTTCATGTTCTTCTTCATACCAGAGACCACAAGTGACATCCAAGGATCTAAACAG CTAAGCTCTGCCATGTGTTGGCTGCTTGCTCGTGCCCCTCCATCCTTCCCACTCGCCTGTAGGTCCCTGGTGGAACTTGTCGAGGCCAGTTTGAGTCGAGAGTTCAATTCCAGGGTGCACAGCCACCAGCAGGAACGAGCCACCGCACATCTTCCCCCACAGGATCCCGCACCCATCATCCAGCTGTACAATGCAGTCCTTGTTCACATTGCCGACGTGGTGTCTTCCGAGGACCTCTGCAAAATCTCATGGCCGCCAGGCGAGTTCAGCCTCCCCGAGAATCGGCACTTTGTTCCTCATCTGGGCTTTAACTCACCTCGGCACCTTGCCTGGCTACAGAAAGCCATCCTCAGTCTGCAGCTGCCACAGTGGGTGCAGCTTTCTTCTATAG ACTCTTGGTCTGAACTCCGTGCCTCCATCTATCACTACGCTGCTCAGATCCCAGTCTCGCCTCACAGTCAGCCTCTTCTAATGTCACGCCTGGAAAACCTTCTGCAAAAGGTCAGGCTCAAGTGTCACTGGGCCAAAACCCCCGGATCTGCCGTCACCATGAGAAGCTGGGACAGTGGGGATGATGGTGTTTTTCCAGCCTACGTTCAGATCCCCTGGGAAGACATACTGGTGATTTGCATCGATCACAAACTGAAAGACTGGCAGATTCCTGGGCCACCTGTTTGTAAAG ACGCTGTGACAGAGGATGGAGAGATCCTGGTTTACTTCCCCACAGAAGCACTGAATGCTTTCCAGCCACCTGGCGAATGGACCAAGGCCACCAGgcgaacacacagagagaagaagcagcaggaggaggagaacgg AGCATGTGCAGCCGCCTGCATCACACCCAGCAGTCAGTCCCTCAGACAGAGGCTGTTCCACAATGTGGTAGAGACACCCGAGTCCTTGGCTGCCCCGATGGACGTCTCACACACTCCCACGGCACAAGAACGGATGACCCACAAACTCCTCCAGAGCATAGAGGACGAGAAGGCTGAAAGCAAAAG GAGCACGGAGCAGCTTCAGCGTTGGCTCTATGGTGACACCTTGGACCACTTATCCACACCACTCTTCCTTCCGTCCTCCACCCTGTTGTCCATGCCCACAACCATAACTCGCAAGACTAGAGATGGCGGTCTTACACAG AAGTCTGATAATCGGACGCAGAGAGCAGAGCGGCCCATAAAGGCATCGTTTGAATGGCGACTTAAGGAACTGGAGCGGCAGATTTTGGCGAGCCAAGAGGAAGAGCTTGCCTGCAGCCTGGAGCTGAGCGGTCTGCTCAACATTGTTGATGACTGA